A single window of Granulicella mallensis MP5ACTX8 DNA harbors:
- a CDS encoding alpha-N-acetylglucosaminidase: MWTRRKFIELSCAGAALAHGGLAAVGETPAPSSSPKLEPPMGPPRSSAETAIEACRGVLQRQLGSRAAEFDLHLLPAVDGHEVYELSASGGRVAVAGSSGVSLCRGIYIYLREHCQAMIAWSGRHLDLPARLPDVEHHRVVCPYKFVQYLNPCTYGYTMAFWDWPRWERELDWMALHGITMPLALEGQEVIWNRVWLSLGLTEAEIDTFSVGPAQLPWHRMGNINHFAGPLPQHFMEEKRILQRQVLNRMRELGMKPVAPAFAGFVPQGFKRLHPEVETFTLLWLRKEFKTIPRSTRTFILHPGQQELYRQIGKKFIEEYKAEYGEVEYYLADTFNELEVPVREDHRYEDLERFGRTVFESIQAGDPKGTWVMQGWLFVYDSDFWNKESVEALLRGIPNDRMLIIDYANDLAPSVQGKYLPGQWKLQKAFFGKPWINGMAHTFGGNNNIKGNLKLMATEPSTVLASPERGNLVGWGMCPEGIENNEVVYELMTDAGWQSEAIDLATWIPAYCRSRYGDCPPAMQQAWELLLKSAYSSHIWMTKQAWQAEPSVHPIAASVDAGPTFQRAVELFLSCAPQLAKSELYRNDLIEFVSQAVGGRVDEALALAVQAGDAKQDEDAVAHAARAVEWMRRIDGLMNLRPDRRLETWMQATRAYAKTDDEATFYDENARLLITTWGWPELSDYASRVWSGLIRDYYAARWEAWFESRHTGRSFSLDLWQQTWLSAPYRPSKPLPVADLVAESHALLSEVKSL; encoded by the coding sequence ATGTGGACGCGACGTAAATTTATTGAGCTTTCGTGTGCAGGGGCTGCCCTGGCTCATGGAGGGCTTGCTGCGGTTGGCGAGACCCCGGCCCCCTCGTCTTCTCCTAAACTAGAGCCGCCGATGGGGCCGCCCAGATCGTCCGCCGAGACGGCGATCGAAGCCTGCCGGGGTGTTCTGCAGCGCCAACTCGGCTCCCGGGCGGCTGAGTTTGACCTGCATCTGCTTCCCGCGGTGGACGGCCATGAAGTCTATGAGCTCTCCGCCAGCGGAGGCAGGGTGGCCGTTGCGGGTAGCAGCGGCGTCAGTCTGTGTCGTGGGATCTATATCTATCTGCGGGAGCATTGCCAGGCGATGATCGCCTGGAGTGGCCGCCATCTTGATCTACCTGCCCGGCTTCCTGACGTGGAACACCATCGTGTCGTCTGCCCGTACAAGTTCGTCCAGTATCTGAACCCGTGCACCTACGGGTACACGATGGCCTTCTGGGACTGGCCGCGCTGGGAGCGCGAGCTCGACTGGATGGCGCTGCACGGCATTACGATGCCGCTGGCCCTGGAGGGCCAGGAGGTCATTTGGAACCGGGTATGGCTCTCGCTCGGCCTTACCGAGGCGGAGATCGACACCTTCTCCGTGGGCCCGGCGCAGCTGCCATGGCATCGCATGGGCAATATCAATCATTTCGCCGGTCCTCTGCCGCAGCATTTCATGGAAGAGAAGCGGATTCTCCAGCGCCAGGTTCTGAACCGGATGCGGGAGCTCGGCATGAAGCCCGTAGCGCCTGCCTTCGCCGGCTTTGTGCCGCAGGGCTTCAAGCGCCTCCATCCGGAGGTCGAGACCTTCACCCTGCTCTGGCTCCGCAAGGAGTTCAAGACCATCCCGCGCAGCACGCGTACCTTCATCCTCCACCCGGGCCAGCAGGAGCTGTATCGCCAGATCGGGAAGAAGTTTATCGAGGAGTACAAGGCGGAGTACGGCGAGGTCGAGTACTACCTGGCCGACACCTTCAATGAGCTCGAGGTCCCGGTGCGGGAGGATCATCGCTACGAAGACCTTGAGCGCTTTGGACGAACCGTCTTCGAGAGTATCCAGGCCGGCGATCCCAAGGGAACCTGGGTGATGCAGGGCTGGCTCTTCGTGTACGACTCCGACTTCTGGAATAAGGAGTCCGTCGAGGCCCTGCTGCGCGGCATTCCGAACGACCGGATGCTCATCATCGACTACGCCAACGACCTTGCGCCGTCGGTCCAGGGCAAGTATCTGCCCGGCCAATGGAAGCTCCAGAAGGCGTTCTTCGGCAAGCCGTGGATCAACGGTATGGCCCACACCTTTGGCGGCAACAACAATATCAAGGGCAACCTGAAGCTGATGGCGACGGAGCCATCGACTGTCCTCGCCAGCCCGGAACGGGGCAATCTCGTCGGCTGGGGCATGTGCCCCGAAGGCATCGAGAACAACGAGGTGGTCTACGAGCTGATGACCGATGCCGGATGGCAGTCGGAAGCCATCGACCTCGCGACGTGGATTCCGGCCTATTGTCGCTCGCGCTATGGCGACTGCCCTCCTGCGATGCAGCAGGCATGGGAGTTGCTGCTCAAGAGTGCCTACAGCTCGCACATCTGGATGACCAAGCAAGCGTGGCAGGCAGAGCCGAGTGTGCACCCTATCGCGGCTTCGGTGGATGCAGGCCCTACCTTTCAGCGTGCGGTCGAGCTCTTTCTTTCCTGTGCTCCCCAACTGGCGAAGAGCGAGCTCTACCGCAACGACCTCATTGAGTTCGTCTCACAGGCTGTTGGCGGCAGAGTGGATGAGGCTCTTGCCCTGGCTGTGCAGGCTGGCGATGCCAAGCAGGACGAAGATGCTGTTGCGCATGCTGCCCGTGCCGTGGAGTGGATGCGCCGCATCGATGGCTTGATGAATCTCAGGCCAGACCGCCGCCTCGAAACCTGGATGCAGGCGACGCGCGCTTATGCGAAGACAGACGATGAGGCGACCTTCTACGACGAGAACGCCCGGCTGCTGATCACAACCTGGGGTTGGCCGGAGCTTTCGGATTACGCCTCGCGCGTCTGGTCTGGTCTCATTCGCGACTACTACGCGGCCCGCTGGGAGGCCTGGTTCGAAAGCCGCCACACAGGTCGTTCCTTCTCGCTCGACCTTTGGCAGCAGACCTGGCTGTCTGCTCCCTATCGCCCCAGTAAACCGCTGCCGGTCGCCGATCTTGTCGCTGAGTCGCATGCGCTGCTGTCTGAAGTGAAGAGCTTGTAA
- a CDS encoding DUF3455 domain-containing protein — protein MLFVGAALCFAPGASAQTSGDSVDVPGHSSLVLRAKGVGAQVYSCLAGKWTLQGPDANLLNPTGEVIGRHFTGPTWKLNDGSWVKGKAVAKQDSPEAESVPWLLLESVSGEGSLAAVHYIQRTETHGGNAPSGSCRENAEVRVPYSATYSFYVVNP, from the coding sequence TTGCTTTTCGTTGGTGCTGCGCTGTGCTTTGCGCCTGGGGCCAGTGCACAGACCTCGGGAGATTCGGTGGATGTCCCTGGACACTCTTCGCTCGTGTTGAGGGCCAAAGGCGTCGGCGCGCAAGTCTATAGCTGTCTTGCAGGGAAGTGGACGCTGCAAGGCCCGGATGCGAACCTCCTGAACCCGACGGGTGAGGTGATCGGGCGACACTTTACAGGGCCTACCTGGAAACTCAACGATGGCAGTTGGGTCAAAGGCAAAGCAGTCGCCAAGCAGGATTCGCCGGAGGCGGAGTCTGTGCCGTGGCTGTTGCTTGAATCTGTTAGTGGTGAGGGTAGCCTGGCGGCGGTTCACTATATCCAGCGCACGGAGACGCACGGTGGAAACGCGCCTTCCGGAAGCTGTCGCGAGAACGCAGAGGTGCGGGTTCCCTATTCCGCAACCTATTCGTTCTATGTGGTGAATCCTTAA
- a CDS encoding DUF4142 domain-containing protein: MKSTLFVLCSSAVIWALPVASAPSLSATASAADKVFAAKVSQGGMYEVVASKVAQQKATSQDVRDLAIMEVHDHDLVNRELREIATAAGIKLPQPLNDTFQQRLQKLEDLSGPDFDEAYISDMAQIHDMDEKLFAKEAVEGSEKFKVFAAGTDKIVKRHIGAIHGTDEKELSRMIDNSEFYSLL, from the coding sequence ATGAAGTCAACCCTCTTTGTTCTTTGCTCCTCAGCCGTCATCTGGGCCTTGCCCGTCGCCTCCGCTCCCTCCTTATCCGCTACAGCCTCCGCAGCAGATAAGGTATTCGCCGCCAAAGTATCCCAGGGTGGTATGTATGAGGTCGTAGCCAGCAAAGTAGCCCAACAGAAGGCCACTAGCCAGGACGTGCGTGATCTCGCCATCATGGAAGTCCATGACCACGATCTTGTAAACCGTGAGCTAAGAGAGATTGCAACCGCCGCGGGAATCAAGCTGCCTCAGCCTTTGAATGACACCTTCCAGCAGCGCCTGCAAAAGCTGGAGGACCTCTCCGGCCCCGACTTCGATGAGGCCTATATCAGCGACATGGCACAGATCCACGACATGGACGAAAAGCTGTTCGCAAAAGAAGCCGTTGAAGGATCAGAGAAGTTCAAGGTATTTGCCGCAGGTACCGACAAGATCGTAAAGCGCCACATCGGTGCAATCCACGGAACCGATGAAAAGGAGCTATCTCGCATGATTGATAACTCGGAATTTTACTCACTTCTGTAA
- a CDS encoding ferritin-like domain-containing protein has translation MAGKTQAPEFEQITVEQAKAIRAERTLNRRRFMAGLSLAGAAGSMALLGGCGNSHSNGSSTVMAAGPSETDVLNFALNLEYLEATFYSFATQGTDLPSNLTAGSGAITGAPSAKIAFPNQQITDIFNEIFFNEMSHVADLQSLIGSGHVARPALDLSAAGPVTSANIITIARQFEDVGTTAYAGATALLTGTNLAYAAQILAVEGFQAGALRLIAIQQSAPFAAADSLDVPTSDPGAEVLATQGPTAAGGFFATSGTATATTSVPLATAFTRSTSQVLQIVYNAAGKTGVSKGGFFPAGLNGNIATS, from the coding sequence ATGGCAGGTAAGACACAGGCACCGGAGTTCGAGCAGATAACAGTCGAGCAGGCAAAAGCGATCCGCGCTGAGCGGACCCTAAACCGTAGAAGATTTATGGCCGGGCTTAGTCTTGCTGGCGCTGCGGGGAGTATGGCACTTCTGGGCGGATGCGGTAACTCGCACTCGAACGGCTCGTCCACCGTGATGGCGGCCGGCCCTTCAGAGACTGACGTTCTGAACTTCGCACTGAATCTCGAGTATCTTGAGGCAACGTTCTATTCCTTTGCGACTCAAGGTACCGATCTCCCCTCCAACCTTACCGCGGGCAGCGGAGCTATCACTGGAGCTCCAAGCGCAAAGATTGCATTTCCCAACCAGCAGATCACCGATATCTTCAACGAGATCTTCTTCAACGAAATGTCTCATGTCGCAGATCTGCAGTCGCTGATCGGCAGCGGCCATGTTGCACGGCCGGCCCTGGATCTATCGGCAGCTGGCCCCGTCACCTCGGCCAACATCATCACCATCGCTCGTCAATTTGAAGATGTAGGCACAACAGCCTATGCAGGGGCCACCGCTCTGCTGACCGGAACGAACCTCGCCTATGCGGCGCAGATTCTGGCGGTAGAAGGCTTCCAGGCAGGCGCATTGCGTCTGATCGCCATCCAACAGTCAGCCCCCTTTGCTGCAGCCGACTCTCTCGATGTTCCTACCAGCGATCCCGGCGCGGAGGTACTGGCAACCCAGGGTCCAACCGCAGCCGGTGGCTTCTTCGCTACCTCCGGCACAGCCACGGCAACGACCTCTGTGCCGCTCGCGACAGCTTTCACGCGTAGCACCTCACAGGTCCTTCAGATCGTCTATAACGCTGCTGGCAAGACCGGCGTATCCAAAGGCGGCTTCTTCCCCGCAGGCCTGAATGGAAATATTGCAACCAGCTAG
- a CDS encoding TIGR03118 family protein, which translates to MTYSNEVLRPTGRRLRTFSSVATKSPTRFALSLLFSAVAALCPLGSFAQTSTYTQTNIVSDGAVAANKTDPNLTNPWGIAIGKAFWIDSPTSGLSLIDDSQGNQQFTVAVPPAIASSTHGEPTGVVFNGDTTVFQIPSNTAAQFIFATLDGTIAAWNSTTPAAVTVVNNSAAKAVYTGIAIDTNPTGTFLLAANQIPGGGIDVFDKNFAPAHLAGSFADPALPAGFSPFSVHILAGNVYVDYTEVNPSTGKRVVGAGLGFVDVFDVNGNLIQRAISAGNLNAPWGMAIAPAGFGSFSGDLLVGNFGDGTINAFDPSSFALKGQLQDADGNAITNSGLWEIVFGAKNVGDPNTLFFSAGINGTKDGLFGEISVSGPPVGTPDFTFQSGTTALTVSNGKSGTVNVSLAGINGFSGPVTFSCSGLPTGDSCTFSPTRVSVSGTTATAVAVSIATAATASTGMAQLKQHGAGYGLTLAFVGPLGLLALLGIRRRSMLLRGTALAFALVLMSAGVVGCGSSSKDQSLPPPAAPVTTNITINATAGSTTHTIPVALTVD; encoded by the coding sequence ATGACTTATAGCAATGAAGTGCTGCGGCCAACAGGCCGTCGCCTTCGCACCTTTTCGAGTGTGGCAACGAAATCCCCCACTCGTTTTGCCTTATCTTTGTTGTTCTCGGCGGTCGCCGCATTGTGCCCTCTCGGCTCTTTCGCGCAGACGAGCACTTACACGCAGACTAATATCGTCTCCGACGGCGCTGTTGCAGCCAATAAGACAGATCCGAACCTTACTAATCCGTGGGGTATCGCCATCGGCAAGGCTTTCTGGATCGATTCACCTACAAGCGGTCTTTCTTTGATCGATGACTCTCAGGGGAACCAGCAGTTTACGGTCGCTGTTCCTCCGGCTATTGCCTCTTCGACCCATGGAGAGCCGACGGGCGTAGTCTTCAATGGCGATACGACTGTATTCCAAATTCCGAGCAATACGGCTGCGCAATTTATCTTTGCCACGTTGGACGGCACGATTGCCGCGTGGAACTCCACCACGCCGGCGGCTGTGACAGTAGTCAATAACTCGGCTGCAAAGGCCGTATATACGGGCATCGCCATCGACACAAATCCAACAGGCACTTTCCTGCTGGCTGCCAATCAAATCCCCGGCGGAGGAATTGATGTATTCGATAAGAACTTCGCTCCAGCCCATCTTGCAGGAAGCTTTGCTGATCCTGCGTTGCCGGCCGGTTTCTCTCCTTTCTCTGTGCACATCCTTGCGGGGAATGTATATGTCGACTACACAGAGGTCAATCCATCCACGGGTAAGAGAGTAGTGGGTGCGGGCCTTGGTTTCGTCGATGTATTCGATGTCAACGGAAACCTTATTCAGAGAGCGATCAGTGCGGGAAACCTGAATGCTCCGTGGGGCATGGCCATTGCGCCTGCGGGCTTCGGCAGCTTCAGCGGCGATCTCCTCGTGGGTAACTTCGGAGATGGAACGATCAACGCCTTCGATCCAAGCAGCTTTGCCTTGAAGGGCCAGTTGCAGGATGCGGATGGCAACGCAATCACGAATAGCGGTCTGTGGGAGATTGTCTTCGGAGCCAAGAATGTGGGCGACCCGAATACTCTGTTCTTCTCGGCTGGTATCAACGGCACCAAGGATGGTCTGTTTGGAGAGATTTCGGTTTCAGGGCCTCCGGTAGGAACTCCGGATTTCACGTTCCAGTCCGGCACGACAGCGCTGACCGTTTCGAATGGAAAGAGCGGCACCGTCAATGTATCGCTGGCGGGAATAAATGGGTTCAGTGGCCCGGTGACGTTCTCCTGCTCCGGTCTGCCGACGGGCGATAGCTGCACCTTCAGCCCCACAAGGGTCTCTGTCTCCGGCACCACGGCGACAGCAGTAGCCGTATCCATTGCTACAGCCGCTACTGCGAGCACCGGCATGGCGCAGCTCAAGCAGCATGGAGCGGGCTATGGTCTGACCCTGGCTTTTGTAGGGCCGCTCGGACTGTTGGCGCTTCTCGGCATTCGCCGCCGGTCGATGCTTCTGCGAGGCACAGCACTGGCGTTTGCGCTTGTTCTGATGTCCGCTGGTGTAGTTGGCTGCGGTTCTTCGAGCAAGGACCAGAGCCTTCCTCCTCCGGCTGCGCCCGTGACGACCAACATCACGATCAACGCCACGGCTGGAAGCACAACGCATACGATCCCTGTTGCACTTACTGTCGACTAA
- a CDS encoding glycosyl hydrolase family 95 catalytic domain-containing protein produces the protein MVLASSLAVLAAAPLIGQTKETTTAWQDGRFHVDPKSVVGSSDIILQRPNLLPRELMPLGNGRLGAAVWAQDGYTVQLNRGDTFPHRLSPGQLVIPGLRRLTQASDYSARLDLYDGEFQEQGGGMSAVTYVAEKLDALVVEVKGADPKSLQTVELKLWSPRKPQVLQKGNIGVLAETWVDNEEAGASGETFGSLSAVTVDGTDLHVEQDGLAIKVSFHPRADGSFRVLAGAPHWRGGDALSTASELLAGVEKLSSSEHRAWWNQYWERVGLIQVSSHDHTAEYLNNLRTIDLFTAAAESRDRLPGAQAGIGDLFSSIRDEHQWGPSAYWHWNLRMQVSANLGAGVLDLNDSYFNLYRENLNAVLVWTKKHMGGRAGICVPETMRFNGQGFENETWIPAAAINCGEDSKPYYNARTISTGAEVSLWIWQQFLFTDDLNFLRENYPVMREAARFYLAYGTHSADGSLHTFPSNAHETKWDVHDPTTDVSAMQALFPAVIEAAGLLKIDDAVVEQLKKDVPKLSPLARISLASPNVLAAPDADGKDIVIAASGDPAAPSHNSENIGLEPVWPYGLIGDEGPLHALGVRTFLNRPQKNEADWSADPVQAARLGLAEEFKSSALALTERYQIYPSGLATLVGPEFYVEQIGVVADAIQTALVQDYDGLIRIAPAWPKDWSADGTVFVQHRNRVHVQIYDGELVTVGIDAGSASPLKVRNPWPGESVEVVNARTSAVVVPASSARVLQFSPQDSTSYLIRPASGKSTLRFEPVSGARAVAPKSLGSRTIGIAR, from the coding sequence ATGGTCCTTGCCTCTTCGTTGGCTGTTCTGGCTGCTGCGCCTCTGATTGGACAGACGAAAGAGACGACAACCGCGTGGCAGGACGGCCGTTTTCATGTCGACCCGAAGAGCGTTGTCGGAAGCTCGGACATTATTCTTCAGCGGCCGAATCTATTGCCTCGGGAGTTGATGCCGCTGGGCAATGGACGCCTCGGTGCCGCAGTGTGGGCCCAGGATGGCTATACCGTGCAGCTCAATCGAGGCGATACCTTTCCGCACCGCCTGTCTCCAGGCCAGCTTGTGATTCCTGGGCTGCGGAGACTGACGCAGGCCAGCGACTACTCCGCGCGTCTGGATCTCTATGACGGGGAGTTTCAGGAGCAGGGTGGCGGCATGAGTGCCGTCACGTATGTGGCGGAGAAGCTCGATGCGCTGGTGGTCGAGGTGAAGGGTGCAGACCCCAAGAGCTTGCAGACGGTGGAGCTCAAGCTTTGGTCGCCGCGTAAGCCTCAGGTGCTGCAGAAGGGCAACATCGGCGTGCTCGCGGAGACCTGGGTGGACAATGAGGAGGCTGGAGCCAGCGGCGAGACCTTTGGTTCCTTGTCCGCGGTGACTGTTGATGGGACCGACCTTCACGTCGAGCAGGATGGCCTTGCGATTAAAGTAAGCTTTCATCCGCGAGCCGATGGATCGTTTCGTGTTCTTGCAGGTGCGCCGCATTGGCGCGGCGGCGATGCGCTCAGCACGGCGTCGGAGTTGCTTGCCGGAGTTGAGAAGCTTTCATCGAGTGAGCACCGTGCCTGGTGGAACCAGTACTGGGAGCGGGTAGGGTTGATCCAGGTCTCCTCGCACGATCACACTGCGGAGTACCTCAATAACCTGCGTACGATCGACCTCTTTACGGCTGCGGCTGAGAGCCGTGACAGGCTGCCTGGGGCGCAGGCCGGCATCGGCGATCTGTTCTCTTCCATTCGCGATGAGCACCAGTGGGGGCCTTCCGCTTACTGGCACTGGAATCTGCGCATGCAGGTAAGTGCGAATCTCGGCGCCGGTGTTCTTGATCTGAACGACTCTTATTTCAACCTCTACCGGGAAAATCTCAACGCCGTGCTGGTCTGGACTAAAAAGCATATGGGCGGCCGGGCTGGAATCTGCGTGCCTGAAACGATGCGGTTCAACGGTCAGGGCTTTGAGAATGAGACCTGGATCCCTGCTGCCGCGATCAACTGTGGCGAAGACTCCAAGCCGTACTACAACGCACGCACGATCTCGACCGGAGCCGAGGTATCCCTGTGGATCTGGCAGCAATTTCTGTTTACGGACGATTTGAACTTCCTGCGCGAGAACTATCCCGTGATGCGAGAGGCTGCTCGTTTTTATCTAGCCTATGGAACGCACAGCGCTGATGGGTCGCTCCATACCTTCCCCTCCAATGCGCATGAGACGAAGTGGGATGTCCATGACCCCACGACCGACGTCTCGGCGATGCAGGCTCTTTTCCCTGCGGTCATCGAAGCGGCAGGTTTGTTGAAGATTGACGATGCAGTGGTGGAACAGTTGAAGAAGGATGTTCCTAAGCTGTCGCCGCTCGCAAGGATCAGCTTGGCTTCTCCTAATGTGCTGGCAGCGCCGGATGCAGACGGAAAAGACATTGTGATTGCCGCCAGTGGCGATCCGGCAGCCCCGAGCCATAACTCTGAAAATATCGGGCTGGAGCCGGTGTGGCCATATGGGTTGATTGGAGATGAAGGACCGCTGCATGCTCTCGGCGTACGCACCTTCCTTAATCGTCCCCAGAAGAATGAAGCCGATTGGAGCGCCGATCCTGTTCAGGCTGCGCGCCTGGGGCTTGCGGAGGAATTCAAATCGAGTGCGCTGGCCTTGACGGAGAGATACCAGATCTACCCCTCAGGATTGGCGACCCTTGTGGGGCCTGAGTTCTATGTCGAGCAGATCGGCGTCGTTGCCGATGCCATTCAGACTGCTCTCGTCCAGGATTACGATGGGCTGATCCGGATTGCTCCTGCCTGGCCGAAGGATTGGAGTGCGGACGGAACGGTTTTCGTTCAGCACCGCAATAGAGTGCATGTACAGATTTACGACGGCGAGCTTGTTACCGTTGGGATCGATGCGGGTTCCGCATCGCCGCTAAAGGTTCGCAATCCCTGGCCTGGCGAGAGTGTCGAAGTGGTCAATGCACGAACCTCAGCGGTAGTAGTGCCCGCGAGTTCGGCCAGGGTACTGCAGTTTTCGCCCCAGGACTCGACCAGCTATCTCATTCGCCCGGCGAGCGGGAAGAGCACTCTGCGTTTCGAACCCGTTTCTGGAGCAAGGGCGGTAGCGCCGAAGTCTTTGGGTAGCCGTACGATCGGCATTGCTCGATAG
- a CDS encoding GH92 family glycosyl hydrolase, with translation MRLSAAASDFMCLQQRATLLFLSPFGGALLAALVLLPVLHVRAQKTAIDEVNVYVGTGKGAIGYGGTMPFVTPPFGMTDWTPQTRQNKISVTSYEYSDPAISGFMGTHQPAIWMGDYGYVALMPELDELKTSPEARKLPFTHADEIAHPDYYSVSMQAGKSRRIRTEMTATDHCAYLRFTFPANESSLVMVEAARPGVPGFAHVDAAANEITGYNPDRMDAHLGPLKLSHFKGYFVVQFRKAFQGSGTYGMEPAQAGSAIGAYAKFKTAEGEIVEARVGTSFISIEQARENLKLEIPDWDFKAVQLKLRQTWNEKLERVSIEGATEDQRKIIYSGLYHALLYPRLFSEHGHYYSAFDDTVHAGESYTAYSIWDTFRAEHSLLTLIAPERIDGMIQALLQDYKEGGWMPKWPNPSYTNIMIGTHADSLVAEAVQKHFHGFDYQLAWDAVYKDAMTPPDGDTTRRWADREPHTPYEARAGLTYLKTLGYIPTDKTAEAASSTLEDSYDDWCVAQLAKALGKNKEYEYFLHRSLNYQNLFNKATGFMQGKRSDGSWANPDEGWTEGTTWVYTWAVMHDIPGLIDLMGGRDNYNARLDEHFAGNHNVHSNEPSHHYGYLYDYSGQPWKTQAKVREIAAAEYANLPGGIDGDDDCGQMSAWYIFTAFGFYPVNPASGDYMIGSPLFRRMSLRLTNGKTFSVSTENNSAKNVYIQSVTLNGKPLTTPVLRFDDIEAGASLKMVMGPAPSRWAADWKPVSISDASKR, from the coding sequence ATGAGACTGTCAGCAGCGGCAAGTGATTTCATGTGCCTCCAGCAGAGAGCTACTCTTCTTTTCCTGTCGCCGTTCGGCGGGGCGCTCCTCGCGGCGCTTGTGCTTCTGCCTGTTCTTCATGTGAGAGCGCAAAAGACGGCGATTGATGAGGTGAATGTCTACGTCGGCACTGGCAAGGGAGCTATCGGTTATGGGGGCACGATGCCTTTTGTCACTCCGCCCTTTGGCATGACGGATTGGACTCCGCAGACACGTCAGAACAAGATCAGCGTTACCTCCTACGAATATAGCGATCCGGCGATCTCCGGTTTTATGGGAACCCACCAGCCTGCCATCTGGATGGGGGACTATGGCTATGTTGCGTTGATGCCCGAGCTGGATGAGCTAAAGACCAGCCCTGAGGCGCGCAAGCTGCCCTTCACGCATGCGGATGAGATCGCGCATCCGGACTACTACTCGGTATCGATGCAGGCCGGGAAGTCGCGAAGAATTCGCACGGAGATGACGGCCACAGACCACTGCGCCTATCTGCGGTTTACCTTCCCGGCCAATGAATCATCCCTCGTCATGGTGGAGGCTGCGCGTCCTGGTGTGCCCGGTTTTGCCCATGTCGATGCTGCCGCAAATGAGATCACGGGCTACAATCCCGACCGGATGGACGCCCACCTGGGGCCTTTGAAGCTGTCCCACTTCAAAGGGTATTTTGTCGTACAGTTTCGCAAAGCATTCCAGGGCTCCGGTACCTACGGAATGGAGCCTGCGCAGGCGGGTTCCGCCATCGGTGCTTACGCGAAATTTAAAACGGCTGAAGGGGAGATCGTCGAGGCCCGGGTGGGTACCTCCTTTATCAGCATCGAGCAGGCGCGTGAGAATCTGAAGCTCGAGATTCCGGACTGGGATTTCAAGGCTGTTCAACTCAAGCTGCGACAGACTTGGAACGAGAAGCTGGAGCGTGTTTCTATCGAAGGCGCTACGGAAGACCAGCGAAAGATCATCTACTCCGGCCTCTACCACGCGCTGCTTTATCCGCGGCTCTTCTCGGAACATGGTCACTACTACAGTGCATTTGACGACACGGTTCATGCCGGGGAATCGTATACCGCGTACTCCATCTGGGATACCTTTCGGGCGGAGCACAGCCTGCTGACGCTGATCGCCCCTGAGCGGATCGACGGTATGATTCAGGCGCTTCTGCAGGACTACAAGGAAGGCGGATGGATGCCGAAGTGGCCCAACCCTTCCTACACCAACATCATGATCGGCACCCATGCCGACTCACTGGTCGCAGAGGCAGTGCAAAAGCACTTTCACGGCTTCGACTACCAGCTTGCCTGGGACGCCGTGTACAAAGATGCGATGACGCCACCGGATGGGGACACGACAAGGCGGTGGGCCGACAGGGAACCGCACACTCCTTACGAGGCGCGGGCCGGGCTTACCTACCTGAAGACTCTGGGGTATATTCCCACCGATAAGACGGCAGAGGCGGCCTCGAGCACGCTGGAAGACTCCTATGACGACTGGTGCGTGGCGCAGCTAGCCAAGGCCTTAGGTAAGAACAAGGAGTATGAGTACTTCCTGCACCGTTCTTTGAACTACCAGAACCTCTTTAATAAGGCGACCGGGTTCATGCAGGGCAAGAGATCCGATGGGTCATGGGCGAATCCGGACGAAGGTTGGACGGAGGGAACTACCTGGGTCTACACCTGGGCCGTGATGCACGACATTCCTGGCCTGATCGATCTTATGGGTGGAAGAGACAACTACAACGCCAGGCTGGACGAGCACTTTGCAGGAAACCATAACGTGCACAGCAACGAGCCAAGTCATCACTATGGCTATCTCTATGACTACAGCGGACAACCCTGGAAGACGCAGGCGAAGGTGCGGGAGATTGCCGCGGCGGAGTATGCAAATCTTCCGGGAGGCATCGACGGCGACGATGACTGTGGGCAGATGTCTGCCTGGTATATCTTCACCGCGTTTGGGTTTTATCCGGTGAATCCTGCGTCCGGCGACTACATGATCGGCAGCCCGCTCTTTCGACGCATGTCGTTGCGGCTGACGAACGGGAAGACCTTTTCAGTCTCGACCGAGAACAATTCAGCGAAGAATGTATATATCCAGTCGGTCACTCTGAACGGTAAGCCATTGACCACTCCAGTGCTTCGGTTTGACGATATCGAGGCTGGCGCTTCGCTGAAGATGGTGATGGGGCCGGCTCCCTCACGGTGGGCTGCCGACTGGAAACCTGTGTCGATAAGTGATGCCTCTAAACGGTAG